From the Porphyrobacter sp. CACIAM 03H1 genome, the window TTTACCGACGGACGCGACGTCGGCAACGGAGGGTTCTCGCTGCGCAGCCGGCGCCTGCTGGACGCCTGCCGCTCCGCACAGTTCAAATCCAGCCACCCCGAGGACTTAGCGATAGCACGGCACAATCGTGGGTGGCTGGAAGCGCAGGGCTTGCGTTTCGCCCCTCGTGCCGTGGCTGACGACTTTGCCGCAGAGCGAAGAGGGTCGCCGGAGCACACTTTCGGTTTCCACGGGGTGTGGCACATGCCGGCGCTTGTTGGTGCCGATCGCTTCTGGGACTTGTACTGTGGGCTTGAAGACCGATCCTCAGTCCACCAAGACAGGGGGGCAATCATGCGCGATATGGCAGCACAACCGCACGGTTTTCGGCGCTGCGTGAAGATGGGATGGGACGGACTGTGGCAACCTTCGCGACGACGGAAGAGATGGGCGTGACCAATCCACTGCCGGGCTTGCCGCTCATCGAATCTCCCCTCTTTTTCGCCATGGCGGACGCATCGGAGTTGAACGAGGAGGAGAAGCGCATCGGCCGCGACCTCTTCGAGCAGGGCTACGCCGTGTTCGACTTTCCCGACCCGGATCTCGACTCGAGGATCGCGGGGATCAAGCGGCGGCTCGGGCCGCGCTACGGCGTCGACCTCACAGATCCGGTAGCCGACAAGACCATAGGTGAACGTCGCATTCAGGACGCCTGGCA encodes:
- a CDS encoding DUF5672 family protein, which gives rise to MTRIDLPQVTLISATSINIEATLQAIEACQRHVRFAACKLLTHEPPAQTLPGVELIFTQRLVTAELYSRLMLSDLANHVETSHCLVVQWDGYVLNPGRWRPQFLDYDYIGASWPQFTDGRDVGNGGFSLRSRRLLDACRSAQFKSSHPEDLAIARHNRGWLEAQGLRFAPRAVADDFAAERRGSPEHTFGFHGVWHMPALVGADRFWDLYCGLEDRSSVHQDRGAIMRDMAAQPHGFRRCVKMGWDGLWQPSRRRKRWA